The Silene latifolia isolate original U9 population chromosome X, ASM4854445v1, whole genome shotgun sequence genome contains the following window.
AAGCTAGTAGCTTAAACTAAGCAAGTTTACATGGCCAACTCTAATGGTGTAGCCACTAGCTTGCAATTGACTTGCTCTTATTTTAACGTAGGGAAAATATGCCTTATCCCGATAAACTTCTTAAACCAAGAACTTTCTACATCCATTTTAATTTTCTCCGACAACCGCCATGTTTTGTGCCACTAACTGTCAGAGTCATCCTGAAGTCAGAAATTCTTCCATCTCTGCTGATTCTGCAATGACAGTGATAAACAACAATTAAGCATTACTCCGACAGAGAATTTTCTCATTATAGACAACGTTGATCATAATGCTTACCCGGAGTTTCTGTAACAGATTCTAGTTGTTTGATGAGATCATGTACATAAATAGCAAACTCGTATCTCCGCTTCTCCTTCGCTTTCAGACATTCGAAATTGGTCCAACCATCAGTTGTTGGTAACTTATGTTTGACATGAACAACAATCTTGGCTTTGTCTCCAATTTCTCGGATTTCCACGCTATGAAAATTTGGCGTGAATTTTTCTTTCTGGTCCTTAAGATAACTAAAAAAAAGCGGAACAACAAAAGTAGTTAATAAAAGACTGGTCACTTGGTTAAATTGCAAGTCGAAGGACCAAGATGAGTGATTAACAACAAAAGGCTCACGTCTCAATTTTTTGTCTCAACGGCTCTGTTATTCTCTTGTCGGGAGTACTTAGGAATTCGACTTGATCATTCCAATTGAAATTTGACTTATGGTTGACAACATTTTTGAGGGCTAACACCGAGTTCGGATATATTACTTGCTGCTGTTCACCAATAGTGCGAATATTTGAAAACGTGGTGCACCAAACACTAATTCTCACAACTTCCAGCTACATAAAAGACAAGGATATTTCATTAGGTATCCACATTAGTAAACAGCAACAATATAATCCCAATGTTATAAAGGCTTTCGCAAACATGAGGTACAGGAGTCGAGGATGTGCAACTTTATCCTAAGTTAACAACGAGGAGAGACAACTATGACAAACCGTTAATTAAACTTCACGTAGTAATATTGGTTAATAACAGTGTGAAACGAAATGGGATGCCAAAGAAAGTGATGTTCAACACTCTAAAAAGGAAGTTGAAACTCGCCAAGAAGATGATATCCAATTAACCACGGGTTAGTACTTCTATGTAATTTTAAATAATGCCAAAAGTAACATAAACATAACTAACCAGTTCTCCGTCAATGAGACATAGGTCGCCAACATCAAAAGGATGGACAACATATACAAAGATGAGGCCTTGAAACAGTCCCTTAGCTGTGTCTCCGAATATAAATGTAGCCGCCAACGCTGGTGATGCTATGATGACGAGTATCTTTGTTGAAGCCAACCCAGTGAGAAGTAACCACATTAGAAAGATCGCAACAATTATAATCCCACTCATGACTTGATTCAAGCATTTCACCACCTCTTTTTCACTAATAAATGTATTTGAAAGAGACATGCAACTGCTGTGGGCTCTTTCCTGACCATCAAATACAATGTCAATAGTCAATTACATTTTGTAGACTTAATCTGACTCTCTTTAAGTTTAATTGGTATCacttagacctgtcaaacgggtcgggcgggtcgaaTCCTGGGTCGGGTCATACGAGTTGTgtcaaatacgggtcgggtcatatgggtcacgggtcgggttagggttagaatacgggtcaagaaataatttctaacgcctttttttaacgatttttttaatcaaaaaaatatttttaaaaatatgaaacacatttaaaattaatattttaattatattcaatgtttacattaattatattgacataattattaaaataaagtttttaatattttaattatataaaattgactttttaattgtgtttgtaattttaagtaataaaaataatattttttttaactattttttcaaatataatactccgtatataaatattaatattttaataaaattcttgatttacctttgactcaacgggtcgacccgttcgggttGGGTCTCGACcgtaaaataacgggtcattttggGTTCGGGCCAAACGGGTTGCCAGGTCAAAATATTCAGGTCTTGACCCTgaaaacgggtcgggtcgggtcagaatttGACAGGTCTATCAGTGTTTCTAGCTTCTTTGTATAACATCAGCTAATATACGCCAACGGGTTAGCGTGAGAGAGTGAAAATCAGAAAACAGAAAAATATATTGGAGAACTATTATTTCGTTCCCAGATCTTGAATAGGCAAAGTTAATACTTATATAGGATGCAAAAAAATGAAGACGGTTGAAGTACCATAAATTTTTCAACTTTCTCGTATGTTATTTCCTCCTTGCTCTTTACATCAGGAAGCAGTTCAAGAAACATTTTCCAATCATTATCGAAATAAGCTTCACCTTCAACTTCCACAATCTTCATCAATGTATTTATACAGTTCCTGCTCCAAACAAAATAAAGAAAGAGGAAAATTTCTTAAGCATTATCATTGTCTTGTAAATGATCGAAATTGTCAGCAACAACTGTAAGACAAAGTAGATTTTCTTACGCATTATCCTCTTCTGAATCCTTGTCTAGTAAATGATCGTAATCGTAAGCAACAACACCCTCCTTCGACAACGCATATTCGGTAGTCAAAAATAGTTGAGCTGCCTTCTGTAATTCATATGTGGATGCCTTTGGACCTATATGATTTATCAAGTCCGCCCTCACACGTTTCCTATCCAAAGTATTGCACACATAAGTATCATCACTAGATTCCAAAAGGACGACCCACGGTACCTTCTTTTTAGGCGGTGTTTTAGAGCATGACAATCCACAATCAGTGTCATTTGAATCAACCATAGGAACGCAAGCACCCTTATAGTGGGTGTAACTGAGCAAAATAAAGAAGTACAACTGCTTCCCTATGGCCGTAATCTTAGAATGTAATCTGTCATACACGGAACGAGCCTCCCAATACAAGAGTATGCAAGATTTGATCAACCATAGAAAAGAGCATATTAAAAGACTAACCAAAGTCCAAGTACCAAATTCCAAAACTCTCTTGTC
Protein-coding sequences here:
- the LOC141619431 gene encoding mechanosensitive ion channel protein 10-like, translating into MATIEPEERKPEVYFNSPEQRSEVLPLQNTGTDSVSVKVENPDSVSEKPNKQRVIPKPLCYLIYCLLFVCLAPVAYAFSAVVTVASVPVLLVAFLVVRLFQIIFRAENYEKRAIVMVLLRYWTFVVVMLLLVELGIFYPIAKNVPRLKLVMIIGLPITKWIKIICILSGIHLIGQFIWVFLCFVIGHVFRDEDVEIFFPLESISEITGCLLVLWANAVVMSSVPIFKQSKIFGIYTDEWVKVSLFLLIGYNIITLLAHLLVWSLQKIWSLQIFLEDYPSIGDTLKGASSCFCCDQLQKVTFNEKYAVYALNGTKRSAIFILSMVMLLITWVLYFGKHLNTTPEDKRVLEFGTWTLVSLLICSFLWLIKSCILLYWEARSVYDRLHSKITAIGKQLYFFILLSYTHYKGACVPMVDSNDTDCGLSCSKTPPKKKVPWVVLLESSDDTYVCNTLDRKRVRADLINHIGPKASTYELQKAAQLFLTTEYALSKEGVVAYDYDHLLDKDSEEDNANCINTLMKIVEVEGEAYFDNDWKMFLELLPDVKSKEEITYEKVEKFMERAHSSCMSLSNTFISEKEVVKCLNQVMSGIIIVAIFLMWLLLTGLASTKILVIIASPALAATFIFGDTAKGLFQGLIFVYVVHPFDVGDLCLIDGELLEVVRISVWCTTFSNIRTIGEQQQVIYPNSVLALKNVVNHKSNFNWNDQVEFLSTPDKRITEPLRQKIETYLKDQKEKFTPNFHSVEIREIGDKAKIVVHVKHKLPTTDGWTNFECLKAKEKRRYEFAIYVHDLIKQLESVTETPESAEMEEFLTSG